One segment of Palaemon carinicauda isolate YSFRI2023 chromosome 35, ASM3689809v2, whole genome shotgun sequence DNA contains the following:
- the LOC137627264 gene encoding tigger transposable element-derived protein 1-like, with protein MRKTWFCCQQGLVREIQEEVWPLQRSFVWGGRLGSPRGSSSLRRIQVPEISKGCYLPEQVFNMDETGLFWKRMPSRAFLYKDEMKKQGFKAHKDRITLLMCENAVGFMLKPGLIYKSMNPRALKNNNKALLPISWVSNKKAWITKALTLDWFVNCFIPQVKLYLIENELPFKVLLLIDCAGGHATDLHYDGFQVEFLPPNTTSLVQPMDHGVIRAFKSLYMRSTMEGLISSINEGDEDFSLKRYWREYNIAMCLATI; from the coding sequence atGAGAAAAActtggttttgttgccagcaagggctggttcgagaaattcaagaggaggtttggcctttgcagcgttcctttgtatggggaggccgcctcggcagtccaagaggcagctcttcgttacgtcgaATACAAGTTCCCGAAATTAGTAAAGGTTgctatctcccggagcaggtgttcaatatggatgagactggcctcttctggaagaggatgccgtcccgggcATTCCTTTACAAGGACGAAATGAAGAAGcaagggttcaaggcccacaaagatcgcatcactctcctcatgtgcgaGAATGCCgtgggcttcatgctcaagcccggcttaatttacaagtccatgaatcctcgggctttgaaaaacaataacaaagccttgctgcccatCTCCTGGGtcagtaataaaaaggcatggataaccaaagccctcacactcgactggttcgtgaactgctttatcccacaggtgaagctgtacctcatTGAGAATgagctgccctttaaggtcctcctcttgatagactgtgcaggcggacatgcaacggatctgcattatgacgggttccaagtggagttcctgccccccaacaccacttcccttgtACAACCAATGGATCAcggggtcattcgggccttcaagtCCCTCTACATGAGGTCCACGATGGAAGGCCTCATCTCCTCTATCAACGAaggcgacgaggacttcagcctcaagagatattggcgggaatacaaTATTGCAATGTGTCTGGCCACCATttag
- the LOC137627265 gene encoding uncharacterized protein, which translates to MDLKLTLTKINIDLKLTLTKIYIDLKLTHTKINIDLKLTLTKIYIDFKLTHTKINIDLKLTLAKINIDLKLTLTKIYIDLKLTHTKNNIDLKLTLTKIYIDLKLTHTKINLDLNLTHTLINIDPQLAYTKINIDLKLTYRGNIDLEVTHTLINIGIKLIHTKINIDLKLTHTLINIELKLTHTKINIDLKLAHTTINIDLKLTHTKINIDLKVTHTLINIELKLTYTKTNIYIDLKLTYTKINIDPKLAHTLINIELNLTHTKINIDLNLTHTLINIDPQLARTKINIDLKLTYTGNIDLEVTHTLINIGLKLIHTKINIDLKLTHTLINIELKLTHTKINIDLKVTHTTINIDLKLTHTKINIYLKLTHTLINIELELTYTKINVDLKLTHTLINIDLKLTHTKINIDLKLTLPRST; encoded by the exons ATGGACCTTAAACTGACCCTTACAAAGATCAATATAGACCTTAAACTGACCCTTACAAAAATCTACATAGACCTTAAACTGACCCATACAAAGATCAACATAGACCTTAAACTGACCCTTACAAAGATCTACATAGACTTTAAACTTACCCATACAAAGATCAACATTGACCTCAAACTGACCCTTGCAAAGATCAACATAGACCTTAAACTGACCCTTACAAAGATCTACATAGACCTTAAACTTACCCATACAAAGAACAACATAGACCTTAAACTGACCCTTACAAAGATCTACATAGACCTTAAACTTACCCATACAAAGATCAATTTAGACCTTAATCTGACCCATACACTGATTAACATAGACCCTCAACTGGCCTATACAAAGATCAACATAGACCTCAAACTGACTTACAGAGGTAACATAGACCTTGAAGTGACCCATACACTGATAAACATAGGCATTAAACTGATCCATACAAAGATCAACATAGACCTTAAATTGACCCATACACTGATCAACATAGAGCTTAAACTGACCCATACAAAAATCAACATAGACCTTAAACTGGCCCATACAACGATCAACATAGATCTTAAACTGACCCATACGAAGATCAACATAGACCTTAAAGTGACCCATACACTGATCAACATAGAACTTAAACTGACCTATACAAAGACCAAC ATCTACATAGACCTTAAACTTACCTATACAAAGATCAATATAGACCCTAAACTGGCCCATACACTGATCAATATAGAACTTAATCTGACCCATACAAAGATCAACATAGACCTTAATCTGACCCATACATTGATTAATATAGACCCTCAATTGGCCCGTACAAAGATCAACATAGACCTCAAACTGACTTACACAGGTAACATAGACCTTGAAGTGACCCATACACTGATAAACATAGGCCTTAAACTGATCCATACAAAGATCAACATAGACCTTAAATTGACCCATACATTGATCAACATAGAGCTTAAACTGACCCATACAAAAATCAACATAGACCTTAAAGTGACCCATACAACGATCAACATAGATCTTAAACTGACCCATACGAAGATCAACATATACCTTAAACTGACCCATACACTGATCAACATAGAACTTGAACTGACCTATACAAAGATCAACGTAGACCTTAAACTGACCCATACACTGATCAACATAGACCTTAAACTGACCCATACAAAGATCAACATAGACCTTAAACTGACCCTTCCAAGATCAACATAG